From the Mycobacterium noviomagense genome, the window TCAGCGCGTAGAGCCCGCAACCGGCCATCAGCACACCCCCGACCGGGGCATACCAGTCGCGGGTGATGCGAACAGCCGCCGGCCCAGGCCTGTCGAACGGCATCACCACCGCGATCATGCCGGCGAGGAAGATGCCGAACAGCCCGATGACGATGAAGTAGTGGGCCGGGTTGGCCAGCGGGCCGGGATCGCGGCCATTGCCGATGTGCCAGCTGACGTCCCAGATGAAGCCGAACAGAGCGCAGATGATCGAGGTGGTGAACACCAGAACAGGCAGTGCTACCCACGCAGGGCGGTCGAATCTGTTCCCCATCCGCTCGCCGGCCCGGGCCAACCAGTTGATCCGGTGCGTGCGGTGCGCATATCCGATCCACAGCATCAATGCGGCTATCACCGCCGCAGCGATACTCAGCCCTATCACCTGATTGAGCCCGGCGCCACGCGCCGGTGCTTCCGCAATAACCGCTGAGCCCACCGTCATCGCCTCCCAACCGCGCTGGGCCGCCCGAGAGCCTGACCGCCGAGCGGCGACTTACTCCACGGTAGGTTACCGATCCGCCGTGACCTCAAACACAAAAATCGTCGAACCAGGCATCGTCACGTCGACTTGTCGCCGACCTCGGTCTTGTCGGCCTGATCTGCGCTGCGCCTGTCGCGGATCGCGACGTACAACACCACACCCACCACGATCACTGCCGGCAAAAACGCGGGCCCTGCCAGCAGGATCCAGTGATGAGCGAGATATTCCACCCGCAACTGGCTCATGGCGTCCATTGATCGATTGATACAGGTGAACGTACCCCGCCCGCGACCATGTCATGCATCACGCGTCGCGCGTTTGTGTGGCGGCGCGCCCGTACCCTAACGTGAACACGGTTTACGCCGGCCACGGCGAGCCTGGCGAAGTTTTGTGTGCGAACACGAGGGAGTACCGGGTGACTCAGGCGGCGACTCGGCCCACCACCGACATTCTGGCGGTCGCTCGCGAGCAGGTGTTGCAGCGCGGCGAGGGACTCAGCCGTGACCAGGTGCTGCAGGTATTGCAGCTGCCCGACGACCGGCTCGAGGAACTGCTTGCCCTGGCCCATGAGGTCCGAATGGCCTGGTGTGGGCCCGACGTCGAAGTGGAAGGCATCATCAGCCTGAAAACCGGTGGCTGCCCGGAAGATTGCCACTTCTGCTCACAGTCGGGGCTTTTCGCCTCGCCGGTTCGCAGTGCCTGGCTCGACGTTCCGAGCTTGGTAGAAGCGGCCAAGCAGACGGCGAAGACGGGAGCCACAGAATTCTGCATCGTGGCCGCGGTGCGCGGACCCGACGACCGGCTGATGGCACAGGTCGCCGCCGGGATGGAAGCGATCCGCAACGAAGTCGACATCCACATCGCGTGCTCGTTGGGAATGCTCAGCGCCGAGCAGGTCGAGCAGCTGGCGGCGATGGGGGTGCATCGCTACAACCACAACCTTGAAACCGCCCGCTCGTTCTTCCCCAACGTCGTGACCACCCACACCTGGGAAGAGCGGTGGGACACCTTGTCGATGGTGCGCGAGGCCGGGATGGAGGTGTGCTGCGGCGGCATCCTGGGCATGGGGGAGACGCTGGAGCAGCGCGCCGAATTCGCCGCCGAACTCGGCGAACTCGGTCCGGACGAGGTGCCGCTGAACTTCCTCAACCCGCGGCCGGGCACACCGTTCGGCGACTTGGAGGTGCTGCCGGCCAGTGAGGCTCTCAAGGCGGTGGCCGCGTTCCGGCTGGCGCTGCCTCGCACGATGCTGCGGTTCGCCGGCGGCCGCGAGATCACGCTCGGCGACCTGGGTGCCAAGCGGGGCATGCTGGGCGGCATCAACGCCGTAATCGTCGGCAACTACCTGACCACGCTGGGCCGTCCGGCCGAAGCCGACCTGCAACTGCTCGACGATCTGCAGATGCCGATCAAGGCGCTCAACGCAAGCCTGTAGATACTAGAGGTCAATGGTTCGCGATCTGCCCGCTCCGGTCGGCGCGGGCGTCTACAACGTCTACACCGGGGATCCGGCGGGCACCTCGGTGTCGCCGACGGCAGCGCAGCTGGGACTCGAGCCGCCTCGATTCTGCGCGGAATGCGGCCGTCGCATGGTGGTGCAAGTCCGGCCCGACGGTTGGTGGGCGAAGTGCTCCCGCCACGGTCTGGTGGACTCCGCCGACCTGGACGCACAGCGATGAGCGAGCCGCAGCCTTCCGACGCTCCTCGTACGTCGCGGCGGCGAGCGATCGCCGTAGTGGTGTCGAGCCTTGTGGCGAGCGGCGTGGTGGTTGGTGGGCTGTGGGCGTGGATCGCGCCGAGCATTCACGGCGTCGTGGCACTGACCCACGAGGGCGATCGGGTGCTCGATTACCTCGGCAACGAAGCCGACCACTTCTTTGTTGCCGCGTTTCTGATGCTGGGCCTGTTGACATTGGTCGCGGTGGTGGCTGCGGTGCTGGTGTGGCAGTGGCGGGCACACCGCGGACCGGCAATGGTGGCCGGGCTGTCGATCGGCATGGTCGGCGCCGCCGCGGTCGCGACAGCGCTGGCTGGGCTGCTGGTGCACGCCCGCTACGGCGTCGTGGACATCGAGCGGGCCCCGGTGACGCCCCAGCACCGCGTGCACTACTTCACCGAGGCGCCGCCGGTGTTCTTCGGTCATGGGCCGCTGCAGATCGCCTGCACGCTGCTGTTGCCGGCTGCCACGGCAGCACTCGTGTATGCCCTGCTCGTCGCATCGGCAACCCGTGACGACCTCGGGGGCTATCCGGCCGTGGAGTCACCGGAAGCGCCGGCGACGGTCGCGATGTCGCCGGGTGCCACGGGGCACGATGGCTCGGCTTCTTGCTCGTAAGCTGCGCTTACTCGCCGTCGCCTTCGCGCGTCATAGCTACAGCGGGCGTCGGCGCACTGGCCTGCCGGTGATGACCTTCGCCGCGATCTTGCCCAGCCTGGCCATGCCGATGTAGGTGGCCGGGTTGAGGATGGTCGGCCACGTTGTGCGGATCACGTGGTCGGTCAGCGGCCGCCGAGCGAACCGGTCCTGCAACCAGCGCAGCGTCATCGGCGCCGACATCGGATGCAGCAGGAGGTGTTCGTTGAAGGCATCGCGGTGGTAGGTGACATCGGCGCCGCCACCGGAATAGGCATCGGCCAGGGCGTCGATGTCGTCGACGGCAATGAGGTAGTCATGCACCGCCTGAACGATCAGCACCGGAGGCGTCGGCACCGTTTTGCCCAACTTGATGTTGTCGAACACGTATTGGACTTCCGGCATCTCGAGGATCTCCTCGAGCGGACGGTCGAGGTATTTGCCGACGTTCTTGCCGGCCATCCGGATGACCGCGCCGACCGTCGTCATGTCCTCGAGTTCGCACAGCAAGGTGCGTCCCTCTTCGCTGGTGTGCTCCTTGATCACCCGGTCAAGGTCGGGGTAGACGTGGGCCAGCGCCGCAATCACCAGTGCGGGCAAACCGGCCAGGAAGCCGCCGTTGAGCCGCCGGAACGTATGGCCAAGATCGCCGACGGGCGATCCCAGCACCGCACCGACGATGTCGAGCTCGGGCGCGTAGTCGGCGCACAGCTCGGCAGCCCACGCGGTGGCCAGCCCGCCACCCGAGTAGCCCCACAACGCCACCGGCGCCGACGTCGACAACCCCAGGCGCTCCGAGCCGAGGGCGGCGCGCACCCCGTCCAGAATGCTGTAGCCCGGCTCGTAAGGGGCGCCCCACATCCCGTGGCGGCCTTCGTGGTCCGGCACCGACACCGCCCACCCCTCGGCCAGGGCGGCGTTGATCAGCAAGAACTCCAGCGGCGCCAACGCGCCGATCGCCTTGGCGTAGCGCCGCAGCGCGTAGGACGGGAAACAGCGGGACGCCACCGCGTCGATCGCGCACTGATACGACAGCAGCGGGCAGGGCTGCCCCGGTGCGACCTCCCGGGGAACGATCACCGTGGTGACGGTGGCCTCCGGCTTACCGTTCATGTCGGTCGTGCGGTACAGCAGCTGCGTGGCAACGGTCCGTTGCGGTACCAGGCCCAAAAACGCCAGCTCGACCTCGCGGGAGCGCAACACGGTGCCTGGCAGTGCGTGCTCATAGCCGGGTGGCGGCTCGTAGAACGGGTCGTCCGACGGCAGCAGCGGGCGCTGCTTGCGGCGCAGCTCTTCGTGCGGGGGGCGGGCGATCCATTCGGCGCCGGTGGCGCTTGCGAGGGTGGCTGGGTCCATCCCGGCATTGTTACTTAAGAGGGTATTAAGAATCCAGTCGGCCCGCCCACCGACGATCACGGTTGGGTCACATCTCAGCTGGGCGGGCGCAGCGCCGCGAACTCGTCGGTGACCCTCAGCTGCGAATCGGTGAACCGGTACAACGCGGGTGGACGGCCCCCACTGCGGCCCGACTGAGCGATGGTGCCGGTCTGCGTGATGACGCCACGGCGGGCCAGCACCCGCTGCAGGTTCGTCGCGTCAACCTGGTAGCCCAGCGCGGCGCCGTAGATGTCTCGCAGCGTAGACAGCGCGAATTCCTTTGGGGCCAAGGCAAATCCGATGTTGGTGTAGGACATCTTGGCGACCAGTCGGGTCCGGGCGTGGGCCACCATCGGGCCGTGGTCGAACGCCATCGGCGGCAGTGCAGTCACCGGATGCCAGCGGGTGTCGGGCGGCAGCTCCGGCGTGGCGGGGGAGGGCACCAGTCCCAGAAACGTCGATGCGATCACTCGATCACCGGGCACCCGGCGAGGATCGGAGAACACCGCCAGCTGCTCAAGGTGTGCAATCTCACGCAGATCCACCTTCTCGGCCAATTGCCGACGAACCGAGGTCGTCAAGTCCTCGTCGTGGCGTAGCCGCCCGCCGGGCAGTGCCCACGCCCCCAGCTGCGGCTCACGTGCGCGCTGCCACAACAGCACATTGAGCTGCGGTTTCTCGCTGCCACAGGGTCTTTCGGCACCCCGAACCTGGAACACGACGGCGAGAACCTCGTGGCCAGTGCTACCATGAAGCACGTTTTCGATTGTAAGTCGAAAACCTCCTCAGGGCGAAAGGAAACGGCCATGACGGTCCTGAATCGCACGGACACGCTGGCGGATGACTTGGCTGCCCGCATCATCGACTCACCGGCCGGCTACACCGGTATCGACGGCGACGAACAGTGGGCCGCGGAGGTCCGCCGGCTGGCGCAGCTACGCAACGCCACCATATTGGCGCACAACTACCAGCTGCCGGCCATCCAGGACGTCGCCAACCACGTGGGTGACTCGCTGGCACTGTCGCGGATAGCGGCCGACGCTTCTGAAGACACCATCGTGTTCTGCGGTGTGCACTTCATGGCCGAGACCGCCAAAATCCTGAGCCCGCAGAAGACCGTGCTGATTCCCGATCAGCGGGCCGGCTGTTCGCTGGCCGACTCGATCACCGCGGAGGACCTGCAGGCCTGGAAGGACGAGCACCCGGGTGCGGTCGTGGTGTCCTACGTCAACACCAGCGCCGCGGTGAAGGCGCTCACCGACATCTGCTGCACGTCGTCGAATGCCGTCGACGTGGTCAACTCCATCGACCCGGACCGCGAGGTGTTGTTCTGCCCCGACCAATTCCTCGGGGCGCACGCGCGCCGCATGACCGGCCGGGAGAACCTGCACGTGTGGGCCGGCGAATGCCACGTGCACGCCGGGATCAACGGCGACGAGCTGGCCGGCCAGGCCCGCAGCCACCCCGACGCCGAACTGTATGTACACCCCGAATGCGGTTGCGCGACTTCGGCTTTGTATCTCGCCGGTGAAGGCGCCTTCCCGCAGGAGCGGGTGAAGATCCTGTCCACCGGCGGAATGCTCGACGCCGCCCGCGCCACCCACGCCCGTCAGGTGCTGGTTGCCACCGAGGTCGGCATGCTGTATCAGCTGCGGCGGGCCGCGCCCGGTGTCGACTTCCAGGCGGTCAACGACCGCGCGTCGTGCAAGTACATGAAGATGATCACCCCCGCAGCGCTGTTGCGTTGCCTGCTCGACGGCGTCGACGAGGTCGACGTCGACCCCGAGACGTCGCAGCGGGCGCGGCGCAGCGTGCAGCGGATGATCGAGATCGGCCAGCCCGGCGGCGGCGAATGAGCACGGCTCCGGCCTGGCAGCAGTCGGCCGACGTCGTCGTCATCGGCACCGGCGTGGGTGGACTGGCTGCCGCGCTGGCTGCCCATCGCGCCGGCCGCCGTGTGATGGTGCTCAGCAAGGCGCACCAGAAGAGCGGAATGACAGCCACCCACTACGCCCAGGGCGGAATTGCGGTGGTACTGCCCGACAGCGCCGACTCGGTAGACGCTCACGTCGCCGACACGCTCGCCGCGGGCGGGGGCCTTTGTGACCCGGAGGCGGTGCGTTCCATCGTCGCCGACGGCTATCGCGCCGTGGCCGAATTGGCAAGGTATGGAGCACAATTCGACGCATCTTTGTCCGGCGGCTGGGCAGTGACCAGAGAAGGCGGGCACTCGCGGCGCCGGGTGGTGCACGCCGGCGGTGACGCCACCGGGGCCGAGGTTCAACGCGTGCTCGACAATGCCGCTGCCGCTTTGGATATCCGCACCGACCACACCGCCGTACGGGTGCTGCACGACGACACCGCGGTGACCGGGGTATCGGTGCTCAACGCCGACGGACTCGGCGTCGTGCATGCGCCGTCGGTGATCTTGGCCACCGGCGGGCTCGGGCACCTCTACAGCGCGACCACGAATCCCGACGGCTCCACCGGCGACGGCATTGCGCTTGCGCTATGGGCCGGTGTCCCGGTCAGCGATATCGAGTTCATCCAGTTCCACCCGACCATGCTGTTCGACGGGCATACCGGAGGGCGGCGTCCGCTGGTCACCGAGGCGATCCGCGGTGAGGGCGCCACATTGGTTGACGCCCACGGTGATTCGGTGATTGCCGGCGTGCATCCGATGGGTGATCTGGCGCCCCGCGACGTGGTGGCGGCCGCCATCGACGCGCGACTGAAAGCAACCGGTGATCCGTGTGTCTATCTGGACGCCCGAGGGATCGCAGGCTTCGAGTCCCGCTTCCCGACGGTCACCGCAGCCTGTCAGGCCCTGGGCATCGACCCTGTGCGCGAACCGATTCCGGTGGTTCCGGGCGCGCACTACAGCTGCGGCGGCGTCGTCACCGATGTCGACGGAAGCACGGAGTTGCCCGGGCTGTTCGCGGCCGGCGAGGTGGCCAGAACCGGGATGCATGGCGCCAACAGGTTGGCGTCCAACAGCCTGCTGGAGGGCCTGGTTGTCGGCGGGCGCGCCGGGCGAGCGGCGGCCACGCACGCGGCGGCCGTCGGACATCCACACGCGACATTGCCTGAGGCAGTTGTTGGTTGGGCGCTGGAACGCGGCGAGCTGCAGCGTGCGATGACCAGCGATGCGTCGGTGGTCCGCGATGCCGTCGGGCTGCGCCGGTTGGTCGACACGCTGTCCGCGGCGGCCCTTCGCCGAACGGCGGACCGCGCCGACGTCGAAGACGTGGGGTTGACTCTGACCGCCCGCGCCGTCGCCGCCGCCGCACTGGCCCGCGACGAGAGCCGGGGCTGCCACAATCGCGCGGACCACCCGCACGCCGTTCCCGAACAGGCCCGCAGCAGTGTGGTTCGGCTGGCCGACGACCAAACCACGGTTCACGTCGAGGCGCTCGCGGCGGTGTGCTGATGCCACTCTCGGACTGTGAGCTGGCCGAGGCTCGGGTCACGATCACCCGCGCCCTCGACGAAGATCTGCGCCACGGCCCCGACGTCACGACGATGGCGACAGTGCCAGCCGAGGCGGTCACGACCGCGTCACTGGCGACCCGCGAAACCGGCGTGATCGCCGGCGTTGACGTCGCGCTGCTGGTGCTCGACGAAGTGCTTGGCGGCCGGTACCGGGTGCTCGACCGCGTCGACGACGGCGCCCGGCTGCCGCCGGGCGCGCCGTTGTTGGTGCTCGAGGCGCCGACTCGCGGCCTGTTGACCGCGGAGCGCACCATGCTGAACCTGCTCTGCCACCTGTCGGGCATCGCCACCACGACGGCCGCGTGGGTCGACGCGGTGCAGGGCACCAAGGCGCAGGTCCGCGATACCCGCAAGACGCTGCCCGGCCTGCGGGCGCTGCAGAAGTACGCGGTGCGCGTCGGCGGGGGCGTCAACCATCGGATGGGCCTGGGTGATGCCGCGCTGATCAAGGACAACCACGTCGCGGCGGCGGGATCGGTGGTCGCCGCGCTGCGGGCGGTGCGCACGGCTACACCGGATCTGCCCTGCGAAGTGGAAGTGGATTCGCTGGAACAACTCGACGAGGTGCTGGCCGAAGAGCCCGAATTGGTGCTGCTTGACAATCTCCCGGTGTGGCAGACACAAATCGCTGTGCAGCGCCGCGACTCCCGCGCTCCGGCAACCAAACTCGAATCATCGGGCGGACTGACCCTTGACAACGCTGCGTCCTACGCCGGCACCGGGGTGGATTACCTCGCCGTCGGTGCGCTCACCCACTCGTCCCGGGTGCTGGACATCGGCCTCGATCTTTAAGCGGGCGAGCCGACGCCGCGACACTTAAACGTTTGCGCGGACACGCCGGGACGAGTCGCAACCGCTTAAGTCTCGGCGAGAGTGCACAGCTCGCGACGCAGTGCAGCCGGTGTATGGCCGACGTGCTGCCGCACCACCCGGGTGAAGTGGGCCTGGTCCGCGAAGCCGAGCGAGGCGGCGATGTCGGCCAGCGTCGCGGTATCGCGCTGCGCCTGGTCGAGCGCACGGCTCACTCTCACCCGGTTGCGGTACCTGGTCAGCGACACACCCAGCTGCTGCGGGAATGCCCGGCTCAACCGGTAAGGCGACGTATCAAGCAGCTCGGCGAGCGGGAATAGCCCACGCGCCGCCGGGTGGTTGTCGTGAATCGCTGCCCGGGCCCGCTCCACGAGTCGCTGATCACTGGGCGCCGGCCGGTCGGAGGCCGGTATGCGGCGCTGGGCAACGCGGCGCAGCGCGGCGCCAACCAGACCCAGCAAGTGCTCGGCCAGCAAGTAGCCGACGTCAGCTCGTTCAGCTCCCATCAAGCGCACCCTGGAAACCGACTAGACAGGGCCCTCAGGCGATGTCGGCGACGAAGACGCCAAGTCGGCGCGCCTGCAGCCGCGCCAGCCACGGCAGCTCCTGGCCACCGGTGCCGGCAGGCAAGATCCGCGGATTGGTGATGTGCACGCTCTTCCGCAAGAACTGCACGTCGGCCTCGCCGGCGGCCAGCACGTTTCTCACCCAGTCGGTCTTGCCGTGGCCGAGCGCAATCGCCAGTACGTTTCCCTTGCGGTAGGCGGTCACGATCGTCTCGTAGGGTTTGCCGGACTTGCGGCCGCGGTGTTTGATCAGCGCTGCACCGGGCAGATAGCGCGCAAACGGTTTGATCGCCGGGTTCATGTACTTGACCTGCCACCGCTCAAACCATGGCGGAAACATCATCGGGACGCCCGGCGCACTGTTGGGACGATCCTGTACGGACATGCGGTCACTGTACCGGTCCGATATCCATTTGAACTGCCTGGGACAATGGTCAGCGTGAACGTTATGGCGCGCATCGACCTACGCGGCGCGGAGTTGTCCGCGGCCGCGCTGCGCGCCGTATTGCCGCGCGGTGGCGGCGATGTCGATGCGGTGCTGGCCACGGTGCGCCCGATCGTCGAGGCCGTCGCGTCGCGGGGTGCTGAGGCGGCGCTGCAGTACGCTGAGTCGTTCGATGGGGTGCGGCCAGCGGCCGTGCGGGTGCCGATCGCCGAGCTCGACGCGGCGCTGGCCGGCCTGGATCGCGACGTGCGTGACGCGCTGCAAGTGGCCATCGAGCGGACCCGCGCGGTCCACGCCGACCAGCGTCGCGCCGACGTCATGACCACACTCGGTCCCGGCGCGACGGTCACACAGCGGTGGGTTCCCGTCGAGCGGGTGGGCCTCTATGTGCCCGGCGGCAACGCGGTCTACCCCTCCAGCGTGGTGATGAACGTGGTGCCGGCGCAGGCGGCCGGGGTCGGCTCGCTGGTCATCGCCAGCCCACCGCAAGCCGCCTATAACGGCCTGCCACACCCGACGACCTTGGCCGCTGCCCGGCTGCTGGGCGTCGACGAAGTCTGGGCGGTCGGCGGCGCTCAGGCGGTGGCGCTGCTGGCCTACGGCGGCACCGACACCGACGGCACAGAGCTGGCGCCGGTCGACATGATCACCGGGCCGGGCAACGTCTACGTCACTGCCGCCAAGCGGCTCTGCCGTTCCCGGGTGGGCATCGACGCCGAAGCGGGGCCGACCGAAATCGCCATCCTGGCCGACCACACCGCTGATCCCGCACACGTGGCCGCCGATCTGATCAGCCAGGCCGAGCACGACGTGATGGCCGCCAGCGTGCTGGTCACCCCCAGCGCCGAACTGGCCGACGCCACCGATGCCGAGCTGGCCGGCCAGCTGCAGACCACGGTGCACCGGGAGAGGGTGACGGCTGCGCTGTCCGGTCAGCAGTCGGCGATCATCCTGGTCGACGATCTCGACGCCGGTATCAGCGTCGTGAACACCTACGCCGCCGAGCATCTGGAGATCCAGACCGTCGACGCCGCCAGCGTCGCTGCCCGGATCCGTTCGGCTGGCGCGGTTTTCGTCGGCCGGTACTCGCCGGTGAGCCTGGGCGACTACTGCGCCGGCTCCAACCACGTGTTGCCGACCGCCGGCAGCGCACGGCACTCCAGCGGGCTGTCGGTGCAGACGTTCCTGCGCGGCATCCAGGTCGTCGACTACACCGAGGCCGCGCTCAAAGACGTGTCCGGACACGTGATCACGCTGGCGCAGGCCGAAGACCTGCCCTCGCACGGCGAGGCGATACGGCGGAGGTTCGAGCGATGACCGACCGCCCGACGCTCGACGAACTGCCGCTGCGCGACGACCTGCGCGGCAAAACGCCTTACGGCGCCCCGCAATTGGCTGTTCCGGTGCGGCTGAACACGAATGAAAACCCGCATCCGCCGAGCAAGGCGCTGGTCGAGGACGTCGCGCGCTCGGTGCACGAAGCAGCCGCCGAATTGCACCGGTACCCCGACCGTGACGCGGTCGCGCTGCGGCGCGACCTGGCGGCTTACCTCACCGCGCAGACCGGTACACAGCTTGGAGCCGAAAATGTCTGGGCTGCGAATGGTTCCAACGAGGTTTTGCAACAGCTATTGCAGGCATTCGGGGGGCCGGGCCGCAGCGCGATCGGCTTCGTGCCGTCGTACTCGATGCACCCCATCATCTCCGACGGCACCCACACCGAATGGCTCGAGACGGTACGCGCAGAAGACTTCAGCATCGACGTCGACACCGCCGTCGCCGCCATCACCGAGCGCCAACCCGACATCGTGATGGTGGCGAGCCCCAATAACCCGTCGGGGCAAAGCGTCTCGCTGCCCGATCTGCGGCGGCTGCTCGAGGTGACACCGGGCATCTTGATCCTCGACGAGGCATACGGCGAATTCTCGTCGCAACCCAGCGCGGTCCAGCTGGTGCAGGAATACCCGACCAAGCTCGTCGTCACTCGCACCATGAGCAAGGCATTCGCGTTCGCCGGCGGCCGGCTGGGATACCTGATCGCCACCCCAGCGGTCATCGAGGCAATGTTGTTGGTGCGGCTGCCGTATCACCTGTCCTCGCTCACCCAGGCCGCGGCCCGCGCTGCGCTGCGCCACGCCGACGACACCCTGGCTAGTGTGGCCGCGTTGATCGCCGAGCGCGAGAGAGTGACAGCGGAGTTGACTCGCATGGGATTCCGGGTCATCCGCAGCGACGCGAATTTCGTGTTGTTCGGGCAGTTCGCCGACGCGCCCACCGCCTGGCAGCGCTACCTGGATGCCGGTGTGCTGATCCGCGATGTCGGCATTCCCGGATTTCTGCGCGCCACCATTGGGCTGGCCGGGGAAAACGATGCGTTCCTGGAAGCCAGCGGGCGCATCGCCGCCAGCGAACTGGCCGAAATGCTGGTGGGGATCGCAAGCGCGGCAAAGCCGGGCGCAGCGGGTCGCCACCACGATGACTAGGAGCGTCATGACTACCAATCGCCGTGCGCGCGTGGAACGCACCACCAAAGAGTGCGACATCGTCGTCGAACTGGACCTCGACGGCACCGGACAGGTTGATGTCGACACCGGTATCCCGTTCTACGACCACATGCTGACCGCGCTAGGCAGCCACGCCAGCTTCGATCTGAGCGTGCGCGCCAAAGGGGATGTCGATATCGAGGCACATCACACCATCGAGGACACCGCGATCGTGCTCGGCCAGGCGCTCGGGCAGGCGCTCGGGGACAAGATCGGCATCCGCCGGTTCGGTGACGCCTTCATCCCGATGGACGAGGCGCTGGCCCACGCTGCAGTCGACGTCTCCGGCCGGCCGTACTGCGTGCACACCGGCGAGCCGGATCATCTGCGGCACTTCACGATTGCTGGGAACACGGTGCCGTATCACACGGTCGTCAACCGGCACGTGTTCGAGACGCTGGCGATGAACGCCCGCATCGCGCTGCATGTGCGGGTGTTGT encodes:
- the bioB gene encoding biotin synthase BioB, with the protein product MTQAATRPTTDILAVAREQVLQRGEGLSRDQVLQVLQLPDDRLEELLALAHEVRMAWCGPDVEVEGIISLKTGGCPEDCHFCSQSGLFASPVRSAWLDVPSLVEAAKQTAKTGATEFCIVAAVRGPDDRLMAQVAAGMEAIRNEVDIHIACSLGMLSAEQVEQLAAMGVHRYNHNLETARSFFPNVVTTHTWEERWDTLSMVREAGMEVCCGGILGMGETLEQRAEFAAELGELGPDEVPLNFLNPRPGTPFGDLEVLPASEALKAVAAFRLALPRTMLRFAGGREITLGDLGAKRGMLGGINAVIVGNYLTTLGRPAEADLQLLDDLQMPIKALNASL
- the bsaP gene encoding biotin synthase auxiliary protein BsaP; the encoded protein is MVRDLPAPVGAGVYNVYTGDPAGTSVSPTAAQLGLEPPRFCAECGRRMVVQVRPDGWWAKCSRHGLVDSADLDAQR
- a CDS encoding DUF2567 domain-containing protein, producing MSEPQPSDAPRTSRRRAIAVVVSSLVASGVVVGGLWAWIAPSIHGVVALTHEGDRVLDYLGNEADHFFVAAFLMLGLLTLVAVVAAVLVWQWRAHRGPAMVAGLSIGMVGAAAVATALAGLLVHARYGVVDIERAPVTPQHRVHYFTEAPPVFFGHGPLQIACTLLLPAATAALVYALLVASATRDDLGGYPAVESPEAPATVAMSPGATGHDGSASCS
- a CDS encoding lipase family protein, producing MDPATLASATGAEWIARPPHEELRRKQRPLLPSDDPFYEPPPGYEHALPGTVLRSREVELAFLGLVPQRTVATQLLYRTTDMNGKPEATVTTVIVPREVAPGQPCPLLSYQCAIDAVASRCFPSYALRRYAKAIGALAPLEFLLINAALAEGWAVSVPDHEGRHGMWGAPYEPGYSILDGVRAALGSERLGLSTSAPVALWGYSGGGLATAWAAELCADYAPELDIVGAVLGSPVGDLGHTFRRLNGGFLAGLPALVIAALAHVYPDLDRVIKEHTSEEGRTLLCELEDMTTVGAVIRMAGKNVGKYLDRPLEEILEMPEVQYVFDNIKLGKTVPTPPVLIVQAVHDYLIAVDDIDALADAYSGGGADVTYHRDAFNEHLLLHPMSAPMTLRWLQDRFARRPLTDHVIRTTWPTILNPATYIGMARLGKIAAKVITGRPVRRRPL
- a CDS encoding NUDIX hydrolase translates to MLHGSTGHEVLAVVFQVRGAERPCGSEKPQLNVLLWQRAREPQLGAWALPGGRLRHDEDLTTSVRRQLAEKVDLREIAHLEQLAVFSDPRRVPGDRVIASTFLGLVPSPATPELPPDTRWHPVTALPPMAFDHGPMVAHARTRLVAKMSYTNIGFALAPKEFALSTLRDIYGAALGYQVDATNLQRVLARRGVITQTGTIAQSGRSGGRPPALYRFTDSQLRVTDEFAALRPPS
- the nadA gene encoding quinolinate synthase NadA yields the protein MTVLNRTDTLADDLAARIIDSPAGYTGIDGDEQWAAEVRRLAQLRNATILAHNYQLPAIQDVANHVGDSLALSRIAADASEDTIVFCGVHFMAETAKILSPQKTVLIPDQRAGCSLADSITAEDLQAWKDEHPGAVVVSYVNTSAAVKALTDICCTSSNAVDVVNSIDPDREVLFCPDQFLGAHARRMTGRENLHVWAGECHVHAGINGDELAGQARSHPDAELYVHPECGCATSALYLAGEGAFPQERVKILSTGGMLDAARATHARQVLVATEVGMLYQLRRAAPGVDFQAVNDRASCKYMKMITPAALLRCLLDGVDEVDVDPETSQRARRSVQRMIEIGQPGGGE
- a CDS encoding L-aspartate oxidase: MSTAPAWQQSADVVVIGTGVGGLAAALAAHRAGRRVMVLSKAHQKSGMTATHYAQGGIAVVLPDSADSVDAHVADTLAAGGGLCDPEAVRSIVADGYRAVAELARYGAQFDASLSGGWAVTREGGHSRRRVVHAGGDATGAEVQRVLDNAAAALDIRTDHTAVRVLHDDTAVTGVSVLNADGLGVVHAPSVILATGGLGHLYSATTNPDGSTGDGIALALWAGVPVSDIEFIQFHPTMLFDGHTGGRRPLVTEAIRGEGATLVDAHGDSVIAGVHPMGDLAPRDVVAAAIDARLKATGDPCVYLDARGIAGFESRFPTVTAACQALGIDPVREPIPVVPGAHYSCGGVVTDVDGSTELPGLFAAGEVARTGMHGANRLASNSLLEGLVVGGRAGRAAATHAAAVGHPHATLPEAVVGWALERGELQRAMTSDASVVRDAVGLRRLVDTLSAAALRRTADRADVEDVGLTLTARAVAAAALARDESRGCHNRADHPHAVPEQARSSVVRLADDQTTVHVEALAAVC
- the nadC gene encoding carboxylating nicotinate-nucleotide diphosphorylase — its product is MPLSDCELAEARVTITRALDEDLRHGPDVTTMATVPAEAVTTASLATRETGVIAGVDVALLVLDEVLGGRYRVLDRVDDGARLPPGAPLLVLEAPTRGLLTAERTMLNLLCHLSGIATTTAAWVDAVQGTKAQVRDTRKTLPGLRALQKYAVRVGGGVNHRMGLGDAALIKDNHVAAAGSVVAALRAVRTATPDLPCEVEVDSLEQLDEVLAEEPELVLLDNLPVWQTQIAVQRRDSRAPATKLESSGGLTLDNAASYAGTGVDYLAVGALTHSSRVLDIGLDL
- a CDS encoding helix-turn-helix transcriptional regulator: MGAERADVGYLLAEHLLGLVGAALRRVAQRRIPASDRPAPSDQRLVERARAAIHDNHPAARGLFPLAELLDTSPYRLSRAFPQQLGVSLTRYRNRVRVSRALDQAQRDTATLADIAASLGFADQAHFTRVVRQHVGHTPAALRRELCTLAET
- a CDS encoding nitroreductase family deazaflavin-dependent oxidoreductase gives rise to the protein MSVQDRPNSAPGVPMMFPPWFERWQVKYMNPAIKPFARYLPGAALIKHRGRKSGKPYETIVTAYRKGNVLAIALGHGKTDWVRNVLAAGEADVQFLRKSVHITNPRILPAGTGGQELPWLARLQARRLGVFVADIA